Proteins co-encoded in one Arachis stenosperma cultivar V10309 chromosome 7, arast.V10309.gnm1.PFL2, whole genome shotgun sequence genomic window:
- the LOC130939625 gene encoding protein FAR1-RELATED SEQUENCE 5-like encodes MTRDSVNVIGREMNCVKTAVGRNLSETHEMSDIFIDTEMDEQYQEDDDINQQEELVCDQDMMDEQNEFEQDFGDEFTEGAYFFESDPSEDTVEAAYAVDSVQDITTLNSVKIVRRKLMFGLLASQAGGYEFVSYGPIDLYNEISWQRHQVPGDAARVLKKLEDMRLKDPLLYFKACHDSRGLLRNLFWSDGISQLDYQLFGHIIAFDATYKKNKYSCPLVIFSGVNHHNQTIIFATALIMDETTDTNIWLLH; translated from the exons ATGACACGTGATAGTGTTAATGTGATAGGGAGAGAAATGAACTGTGTGAAAACAGCAGTTGGTAGGAATTTGTCAGAGACACATGAG ATGTCAGATATATTTATAGACACTGAGATGGATGAGCAATACCAAGAGGACGATGACATTAACCAACAAGAAGAGCTAGTTTGTGACCAAGATATGATGGATGAACAGAATGAATTCGAACAAGATTTCGGAGATGAATTTACTGAGGGGGCGTATTTTTTTGAATCTGATCCGTCAGAAGATACCGTTGAAGCTGCTTATGCGGTTGACTCCGTGCAAGACATTACAACTTTGAATTCAGTGAAAATTGTGCGGAGAAAATTG ATGTTTGGTCTTCTAGCTAGTCAAGCAGGCGGGTATGAATTTGTCAGCTATGGACCCATAGATTTGTACAATGAGATTTCTTGGCAAAGGCATCAAGTTCCTGGTGATGCAGCACGAGTGTTGAAGAAGTTGGAGGATATGCGGTTGAAGGATCCACTATTATATTTCAAGGCATGTCATGATTCAAGAGGTTTGTTACGTAACTTGTTCTGGTCTGATGGGATTAGCCAACTAGACTACCAACTCTTCGGGCATATTATTGCTTTTGATGCTACGTACAAGAAGAACAAGTATAGTTGTCCATTAGTAATATTTAGCGGGGTTAACCACCACAATCAAACAATTATTTTTGCTACTGCGTTAATTATGGACGAAACTACTGATACAAATATTTGGCTCCTGCATTAG